In Rahnella sikkimica, the following are encoded in one genomic region:
- the smrB gene encoding endonuclease SmrB, whose product MKKKHRLSPEEAALFREAVPGVKRLKNDTITHRPLRKKVSELSPKKLIQEQVDASYYFSDEFQPMLQEEGPVRHIRPDVSHFELKKLRRGDYSPELFLDLHGLTQKEAKQELGALIAACRREHVHCACVMHGHGKHILKQQTPLWLAQHPDVEAFHQAPKELGGTAALLVLVELDDKIS is encoded by the coding sequence ATGAAGAAAAAACACCGGCTGAGCCCGGAGGAAGCGGCCCTGTTTCGTGAAGCCGTTCCGGGCGTCAAGCGCCTGAAAAATGACACAATTACTCACCGTCCGCTGCGGAAAAAAGTGTCAGAACTGTCGCCGAAAAAGCTGATTCAGGAGCAGGTAGACGCCAGTTATTATTTTTCTGATGAATTCCAGCCGATGTTGCAGGAAGAAGGCCCGGTTCGCCACATCCGGCCTGACGTCAGCCATTTTGAATTGAAGAAATTGCGTCGCGGAGATTATTCCCCCGAGCTGTTTCTGGATTTGCACGGTTTAACGCAGAAAGAAGCCAAGCAGGAATTAGGGGCGCTGATCGCCGCCTGCCGCCGCGAACACGTACACTGCGCGTGCGTCATGCACGGCCACGGCAAGCATATTCTCAAGCAGCAAACTCCGCTGTGGCTGGCCCAGCATCCTGACGTTGAAGCCTTCCATCAGGCACCGAAAGAGTTAGGCGGCACTGCGGCGTTGCTGGTGCTGGTTGAGCTGGATGACAAAATCAGCTGA
- the aroC gene encoding chorismate synthase, translated as MAGNSIGQFFRVTTFGESHGVALGCIIDGVPPGISLTEADLQHDLDRRRPGTSRYTTQRREADEVKILSGVFEGVTTGTSIGLIIQNTDQRSQDYSAIKDVFRPGHADYTYEQKYGVRDYRGGGRSSARETAMRVAAGAVAKKYLFEKFGVKVRGFMSQMGDIHCELKDWDLVETNPFFCPDESKLDALDELMRSLKKEGDSIGAKITVIAEHLPVGLGEPVFDRLDADLAHALMSINAVKGVEIGDGFAVVSKRGSENRDEITPNGFQSNHAGGILGGISSGQPVVAHLALKPTSSITVPGRTINREGEQVEMITKGRHDPCVGIRAVPIAEAMMAIVLMDHLLRQRAQNGDVHSTVPRW; from the coding sequence ATGGCAGGGAACAGTATTGGGCAGTTTTTCCGCGTCACCACCTTCGGCGAATCTCACGGTGTGGCACTCGGCTGCATCATTGACGGCGTACCGCCGGGCATCTCGCTGACAGAAGCAGACCTGCAACACGACCTCGACCGTCGTCGTCCGGGCACCTCGCGTTACACCACGCAGCGCCGTGAAGCGGATGAAGTCAAAATCCTGTCCGGCGTATTTGAAGGCGTAACGACGGGCACCAGCATCGGCCTGATTATCCAGAATACCGACCAGCGCTCGCAGGATTACAGCGCGATCAAAGACGTATTCCGTCCGGGTCATGCCGATTACACCTACGAACAAAAATACGGCGTGCGCGACTATCGCGGCGGTGGCCGGTCTTCAGCCCGTGAAACCGCCATGCGCGTAGCCGCAGGCGCGGTGGCGAAGAAATACCTGTTCGAAAAATTCGGTGTGAAAGTGCGCGGCTTTATGTCCCAGATGGGCGACATTCACTGCGAGCTGAAAGACTGGGATCTGGTCGAAACCAACCCGTTCTTCTGCCCGGATGAAAGCAAACTCGACGCGCTGGACGAGCTGATGCGCAGCCTGAAAAAAGAAGGCGACTCGATTGGTGCCAAAATTACCGTTATCGCTGAGCATCTGCCGGTTGGCCTTGGTGAGCCGGTATTCGACCGTCTTGATGCCGATCTGGCGCACGCGCTGATGAGCATTAACGCCGTGAAAGGCGTGGAAATTGGTGACGGTTTTGCCGTGGTCAGCAAACGTGGCAGCGAAAACCGTGACGAAATTACGCCAAACGGTTTTCAAAGCAACCACGCGGGCGGCATTCTTGGCGGGATCAGCAGCGGTCAGCCGGTCGTTGCCCATCTGGCGCTGAAACCCACGTCCAGCATCACCGTTCCGGGGCGCACCATTAACCGGGAAGGCGAACAGGTCGAGATGATCACCAAAGGCCGTCACGATCCGTGTGTCGGGATCCGCGCCGTGCCGATCGCTGAAGCGATGATGGCGATTGTGCTGATGGATCACCTGCTGCGTCAGCGTGCCCAGAACGGCGACGTCCACTCCACCGTGCCACGCTGGTAA
- the mlaA gene encoding phospholipid-binding lipoprotein MlaA translates to MNLRLTGLAFATVLLVGCAGTSGSSDSEQQGRSDPLEGFNRAMFNFNFNYVDPYVLRPVAVAWRDYVPQPARNGTSNFLSNLDEPASMVNSLLKGDPYRAAIHFNRFFLNTLLGMGGLIDVAGMANPKLTREEAQGFGSTLGHWGVGYGPYVQLPAYGSATIRDEGGDLVDDLYPMLSYLTFWMSAGKWVLQGVETRAELLDSDGLIRNSSDPYLMLREAYFQRHDFLAKGGQLTPQVNPNAALIQGDLKDIDSE, encoded by the coding sequence ATGAACTTACGCCTGACTGGGCTGGCGTTTGCGACAGTTTTGCTGGTCGGTTGTGCCGGCACGTCCGGATCGTCGGACAGCGAACAGCAAGGACGTTCTGATCCGCTCGAAGGTTTCAACCGCGCGATGTTCAACTTCAACTTCAACTACGTGGATCCGTATGTTTTGCGTCCTGTGGCTGTTGCCTGGCGTGATTACGTGCCGCAACCGGCGCGTAACGGCACCAGTAATTTCCTGAGTAACCTCGATGAACCGGCCAGCATGGTGAACTCCTTGCTGAAAGGCGATCCGTACCGTGCAGCGATCCACTTTAACCGTTTCTTCCTGAATACCCTTCTGGGGATGGGCGGTCTGATTGACGTGGCCGGGATGGCGAACCCGAAACTGACGCGCGAAGAAGCGCAGGGCTTCGGCAGTACATTGGGGCATTGGGGCGTCGGTTACGGCCCGTATGTTCAGTTGCCGGCATACGGCAGTGCGACGATTCGTGATGAAGGCGGCGATCTGGTCGATGACCTGTATCCGATGCTGAGCTATCTGACATTCTGGATGTCAGCCGGTAAATGGGTGCTGCAAGGCGTGGAAACCCGTGCTGAATTGCTTGATTCTGACGGCCTGATCAGAAACTCTTCCGATCCTTACCTGATGCTCCGTGAAGCGTACTTCCAGCGTCATGACTTCCTGGCGAAAGGCGGTCAGTTAACCCCTCAGGTGAATCCGAATGCGGCACTGATTCAGGGTGACCTGAAAGACATCGATTCGGAATAA
- the fadJ gene encoding fatty acid oxidation complex subunit alpha FadJ, whose product MRDNMENPNIPEITPAEPVSAFSLMFTAEHVGIITVDVPGEKVNTLKAEFAQQICAILQKAQQYPNLKGLVLVSGKTDSFIAGADITMISGCKTAVEASQLAQKGQTVMSQIASFSVPVVAAIHGACLGGGLELALACHARVCSLDDKTQLGLPEVQLGLLPGSGGTQRLPRLIGAPKALDMMLTGRSIRAKQALRMGLVDDAVPYSILLKTALERVAKGRRSRPPLPWQARLAGGPLGKSLLFYFVRKQTRAKTHGNYPATEKIIDVVKTGLDQGSGNGYQAEARAFGELVMTPQSAALRGLFFASTALKKEKGADAEPLPVSRVGILGGGLMGGGIANVTATRAGLPVRIKDINHEGIRHALKYSWDLLEKKVRSRRLTRNEQQRQMMLISGTTDYSGFSQIDIVVEAVFEDLKLKQSMVAEIEKNAAPHTIFASNTSSLPIHQIAEKATRPERVIGLHYFSPVDKMPLVEVIPHAGTSAQTISTTVSLAKKQGKTAIVVGDSAGFYVNRILAPYINEAARCLLAGEPVDHIDNALVNFGFPVGPVQLLDEVGIDVGTKIGPILVEAFGERFAAPSGFDAVLQDDRKGRKNGKGFYLYGQKGRGTKKKQVDPSVYRLLNVTPKAQQSGEEIAQRCVMLMLNEAVRCLDENVIRSARDGDLGAVFGIGFPPFRGGPFRYIDTLGAASVVKTLEQLAQRYGEHFTPCEGLRRRAEQGERFCP is encoded by the coding sequence ATGAGAGACAACATGGAAAACCCAAACATTCCGGAAATCACGCCAGCAGAGCCGGTTTCCGCTTTCTCGCTGATGTTTACGGCAGAACATGTCGGCATCATCACCGTTGATGTTCCCGGCGAAAAAGTGAATACCCTGAAGGCTGAATTTGCTCAGCAAATCTGCGCTATTTTGCAAAAAGCGCAGCAGTATCCGAATCTGAAAGGTCTGGTGCTCGTTTCCGGCAAAACTGACTCGTTTATTGCCGGTGCCGACATCACGATGATTTCCGGCTGCAAAACAGCGGTTGAAGCCAGCCAGTTAGCGCAAAAAGGCCAGACGGTCATGTCGCAGATAGCGTCGTTTTCCGTGCCGGTCGTGGCGGCTATTCACGGTGCCTGTCTTGGCGGCGGGCTCGAACTGGCGCTGGCGTGCCATGCGCGGGTCTGCTCGCTGGATGATAAAACGCAGCTCGGCCTGCCGGAAGTTCAGTTGGGGCTTTTACCCGGTTCGGGCGGCACGCAGCGTTTACCGCGATTAATCGGTGCGCCGAAAGCACTGGATATGATGCTTACCGGGCGCAGTATTCGTGCGAAACAGGCGCTGAGAATGGGGCTGGTGGACGACGCCGTGCCTTATTCTATTTTGCTGAAAACCGCGCTGGAACGTGTCGCCAAAGGCCGTAGATCCCGGCCACCTTTACCGTGGCAGGCGCGGCTGGCGGGCGGTCCGCTGGGGAAAAGCCTGTTGTTCTATTTTGTACGCAAACAGACCCGCGCAAAAACGCACGGTAATTATCCGGCCACGGAAAAAATTATTGATGTGGTGAAAACCGGCCTCGATCAGGGCAGCGGAAACGGCTATCAGGCCGAAGCCAGGGCTTTTGGCGAACTGGTGATGACGCCGCAATCCGCCGCACTTCGCGGTTTATTCTTTGCCTCGACGGCGCTGAAAAAAGAAAAAGGCGCTGACGCTGAGCCGCTGCCGGTTAGTCGCGTCGGGATCCTCGGTGGCGGGCTGATGGGCGGCGGCATTGCGAATGTCACCGCGACCCGCGCCGGGCTGCCGGTGCGTATTAAAGACATTAATCACGAAGGCATACGCCATGCGCTGAAATACAGCTGGGATCTGCTGGAGAAAAAAGTCCGCAGCCGCAGGCTTACCCGTAACGAGCAGCAGCGGCAGATGATGCTGATTTCCGGCACCACGGATTACAGCGGTTTCTCGCAGATTGATATCGTGGTGGAAGCGGTATTTGAAGACCTGAAACTCAAGCAATCCATGGTGGCGGAGATCGAGAAAAATGCCGCACCGCACACTATATTCGCTTCAAACACCTCTTCTTTACCGATTCATCAGATTGCGGAGAAGGCTACAAGGCCTGAGCGGGTGATCGGCCTGCATTATTTCAGCCCGGTAGACAAAATGCCGCTGGTGGAAGTTATTCCCCATGCGGGCACCAGCGCGCAGACGATTTCGACTACCGTTTCGCTGGCGAAGAAACAGGGGAAAACGGCGATTGTGGTGGGCGATAGCGCCGGGTTCTACGTAAATCGCATTCTTGCGCCTTATATCAACGAGGCGGCGCGCTGCCTGCTGGCCGGTGAACCTGTCGATCATATCGATAATGCGCTGGTGAACTTTGGCTTCCCTGTCGGGCCCGTTCAGCTTCTCGACGAAGTGGGCATTGATGTCGGTACGAAAATCGGCCCGATTCTGGTGGAAGCGTTTGGTGAACGCTTTGCTGCACCGTCTGGCTTTGACGCCGTTTTACAAGACGACCGCAAAGGCCGTAAGAATGGCAAAGGTTTTTATCTCTACGGTCAGAAAGGGCGCGGGACGAAGAAAAAGCAGGTCGATCCGTCGGTCTATCGTTTACTGAATGTCACGCCAAAAGCGCAGCAGTCGGGCGAAGAGATCGCACAGCGCTGCGTCATGCTGATGCTGAACGAGGCCGTCCGGTGCCTGGATGAAAATGTGATCCGCAGCGCGCGTGATGGTGATCTCGGCGCAGTATTTGGCATTGGTTTTCCGCCGTTTCGCGGCGGGCCGTTCCGTTACATCGACACGCTCGGTGCTGCCAGCGTGGTGAAAACGCTGGAACAACTGGCACAACGCTATGGCGAACATTTTACGCCGTGCGAAGGTCTGCGGCGGCGGGCAGAGCAGGGCGAGCGTTTCTGTCCCTGA
- the fadI gene encoding acetyl-CoA C-acyltransferase FadI — protein sequence MNKVIPLVTREGDRIAIVDGLRTPFAKQATAYHGIPAVDLGKMVVSELLAKSGIDPKDIDQLVFGQVVQMPEAPNIAREIVLGTGMNVSTDAYSVSRACATSFQAVANVAESILSGTVRVGIAGGADSSSVLPIGVSKRLARALVDVNKARTLSQRLSIFSKLKLRDLLPVPPAVAEYSTGLRMGDTAEQMAKSHGISREQQDELAHRSHTLAALAWEQGYLNSQVMAAQVPPYREVLQKDNNIRLNSEIGQYAKLRPAFDRKHGTVTAATSTPLTDGAAAVLMMSESRARELGLEPLGYLKSFAFSAIDVWEDMLLGPAYATPLALDRAGLTLADLDLIDMHEAFAAQTLANIKMLASDEFAREKLGRSQAVGEIDWDKFNVLGGSLAYGHPFAATGARMITQTLHELRRRGGKYGLTTACAAGGLGAAMIVEAAQ from the coding sequence ATGAACAAAGTCATTCCACTGGTTACGCGTGAAGGCGATCGCATTGCGATTGTCGACGGTTTGCGCACGCCGTTTGCCAAGCAGGCCACCGCCTATCACGGGATCCCCGCCGTGGACTTGGGCAAAATGGTGGTCAGCGAGTTGCTGGCGAAAAGTGGAATCGATCCGAAAGACATTGATCAACTGGTGTTCGGGCAGGTCGTCCAGATGCCGGAAGCGCCGAACATTGCACGCGAAATCGTGCTCGGTACCGGAATGAACGTTTCGACCGACGCCTACAGCGTTTCCCGCGCCTGTGCGACCAGTTTTCAGGCGGTGGCGAATGTCGCCGAAAGCATTCTCAGCGGCACGGTGCGTGTCGGGATTGCGGGCGGAGCCGATTCCTCGTCGGTGCTGCCGATTGGCGTGAGTAAGCGCCTCGCCAGAGCACTGGTTGACGTGAACAAAGCGCGCACGCTGTCGCAGCGTCTTTCGATTTTCAGCAAACTGAAATTACGCGATCTGTTGCCGGTTCCGCCTGCGGTCGCGGAGTATTCCACCGGCCTGCGCATGGGCGATACCGCCGAACAGATGGCAAAAAGTCACGGGATTTCCCGCGAACAGCAGGATGAGCTGGCGCACCGTTCACATACGCTGGCCGCGCTGGCGTGGGAGCAGGGCTATCTGAACTCACAGGTGATGGCAGCGCAGGTTCCGCCTTATCGCGAAGTGCTGCAAAAAGACAACAACATCCGCCTCAATTCGGAAATCGGGCAGTACGCGAAACTGCGTCCGGCGTTTGACCGTAAACACGGCACCGTCACTGCCGCAACCAGTACGCCGCTCACCGACGGCGCGGCTGCTGTTCTGATGATGAGCGAATCCCGCGCCCGTGAATTAGGGCTTGAGCCGCTGGGCTATCTGAAAAGCTTTGCGTTTTCGGCTATCGACGTCTGGGAAGACATGCTTCTCGGCCCGGCATACGCCACGCCGCTGGCGTTAGATCGCGCCGGGCTGACGCTGGCGGATCTGGATCTGATTGATATGCACGAAGCCTTTGCCGCACAGACGCTGGCGAATATCAAAATGCTGGCCAGCGACGAATTCGCCCGCGAAAAACTGGGGCGCAGTCAGGCAGTTGGCGAAATAGATTGGGATAAATTCAATGTTTTAGGCGGTTCGCTGGCATACGGGCATCCGTTTGCCGCAACCGGAGCGCGCATGATCACGCAGACGCTGCATGAATTACGCCGTCGCGGCGGAAAATACGGGCTGACAACGGCCTGCGCCGCCGGTGGTCTGGGCGCGGCAATGATTGTGGAGGCAGCGCAATGA
- a CDS encoding sulfite exporter TauE/SafE family protein: MDWLIVAPWVVGVLFLVALVAGFIDSIAGGGGLISLPALLAAGVSPAQAIATNKLSAVGGSFSASLYFVRRKVVDLNDQKLNIACTFVGSVLGAILIQRLQADMLRQILPLLIICIGLYFLLTPKLGENDRQRRLSALPYALVGGGCVGFYDGFFGPGAGSFYALGFVTLCGFNLAKATAHAKVLNFTSNFGGLLFFILGGKVVWGLGFVMMAGQFIGARLGARMVLSKGQKMIRPMVVVVSVVMSCKLIYDNHGEQIHQWLTLHL, translated from the coding sequence ATGGACTGGTTGATTGTTGCCCCCTGGGTAGTAGGTGTTCTGTTTTTAGTAGCGTTAGTGGCGGGATTTATTGACTCAATCGCTGGCGGTGGCGGCCTTATCAGCCTGCCTGCATTGCTGGCAGCCGGGGTTTCTCCGGCTCAGGCGATTGCAACCAACAAGCTTTCGGCGGTAGGCGGTTCTTTCTCCGCCAGCCTGTATTTTGTGCGCCGGAAAGTGGTGGATCTTAACGATCAGAAGCTCAACATTGCCTGCACGTTTGTGGGTTCAGTGCTGGGTGCGATCCTGATCCAGCGCTTACAGGCCGATATGCTGCGCCAGATCCTGCCGCTGCTGATCATCTGCATCGGGCTGTATTTCCTACTGACCCCGAAACTGGGCGAAAACGATCGTCAGAGACGCCTCTCTGCGCTGCCTTATGCGCTGGTCGGTGGCGGCTGCGTCGGCTTTTATGATGGCTTCTTCGGTCCCGGTGCCGGTTCGTTTTACGCATTAGGCTTTGTGACGTTATGCGGTTTTAACCTCGCGAAAGCCACGGCGCACGCTAAAGTCCTGAACTTCACCTCCAACTTTGGTGGCCTGTTGTTCTTCATTCTGGGCGGTAAAGTGGTCTGGGGATTAGGATTTGTGATGATGGCAGGGCAGTTTATCGGCGCTCGTCTCGGCGCGCGAATGGTGCTCAGCAAAGGCCAGAAGATGATCCGCCCGATGGTGGTCGTGGTGTCTGTTGTCATGAGCTGTAAGCTTATCTATGACAATCATGGTGAGCAAATCCATCAATGGCTTACCCTTCATCTTTGA
- the prmB gene encoding 50S ribosomal protein L3 N(5)-glutamine methyltransferase has translation MDKIFVDEAVSELHTIQDMLRWTVSRLNAAGVYYGHGTDNPWDEAVQLVLPSVFLPLDIPEDMHTARLTSSERHRIVERVIRRVNERVPVAYLTNKAWFCDMEFYVDERVLVPRSPIGELISHRFSGILHDKPEHILDMCTGSGCIAIACAYAFPETEVDAVDISADALAVAERNIDTHGIENWVTPIRSDLFRELPPLQYDLIVTNPPYVDEEDMSDLPQEYRHEPVLGLASGSDGLKLTRRILACAPDYLTDDGVLICEVGNSMVHLMDQYPEIPFTWLEFENGGDGVFMLTKQQLLDCAEEFRAYRD, from the coding sequence TTGGACAAAATTTTCGTCGACGAAGCGGTCAGTGAACTGCATACCATTCAGGATATGCTGCGCTGGACCGTCAGCCGCCTGAACGCGGCCGGTGTTTATTACGGTCATGGCACCGATAATCCGTGGGACGAAGCCGTGCAACTGGTTTTGCCAAGTGTGTTTTTGCCGCTCGACATTCCTGAAGATATGCACACGGCGCGTCTGACCTCCAGCGAGCGTCACCGTATCGTTGAGCGCGTGATTCGCCGCGTCAATGAACGCGTTCCGGTCGCCTATCTGACCAACAAAGCCTGGTTCTGCGACATGGAGTTTTATGTCGATGAGCGCGTTCTGGTGCCGCGTTCGCCGATTGGTGAACTGATTAGCCACCGCTTCTCCGGCATCCTGCACGACAAACCCGAGCACATCCTCGACATGTGTACCGGCAGTGGCTGCATTGCGATTGCCTGTGCTTACGCGTTCCCGGAAACGGAAGTGGACGCCGTGGATATCTCTGCGGACGCGCTGGCCGTGGCCGAGCGCAATATCGATACGCACGGCATTGAGAACTGGGTTACGCCAATCCGTTCAGACCTGTTCCGTGAACTGCCGCCGCTGCAATACGACCTGATCGTCACGAATCCCCCTTACGTTGACGAAGAAGATATGTCCGATTTACCGCAGGAATACCGCCACGAGCCGGTGCTCGGTCTGGCCTCCGGCAGCGATGGCCTGAAACTGACCCGCCGCATTCTGGCCTGCGCGCCGGATTACCTGACCGATGACGGCGTGCTGATTTGTGAAGTGGGCAACAGCATGGTACATCTGATGGATCAGTATCCTGAGATCCCGTTCACCTGGCTGGAATTCGAAAACGGCGGTGACGGTGTCTTCATGCTGACTAAACAGCAACTGCTTGATTGTGCAGAAGAGTTCCGCGCTTACCGCGACTAA
- the sixA gene encoding phosphohistidine phosphatase SixA: MQVVIMRHGDAVLEAASDSVRPLSECGCDESVHMAAWLNGRGINIDRVLVSPYLRAQQTLEKVRQCLALPENVEIDILKELTPGGDPALVASELQHLAQTGVNAVLVVSHLPLVGYLVAELCPGVCPPMFATSAMASVELNAQTGQGSFDWQFSPCQVMAKV; this comes from the coding sequence ATGCAAGTTGTAATCATGCGTCACGGTGATGCGGTTCTTGAAGCTGCCAGCGATTCGGTTCGCCCGTTAAGCGAATGTGGATGTGACGAATCAGTACATATGGCGGCGTGGCTGAATGGCCGGGGTATCAACATTGACCGCGTTCTGGTCAGTCCGTACCTGCGTGCGCAACAGACACTCGAAAAAGTTCGCCAGTGTCTGGCTCTGCCTGAAAATGTTGAAATTGATATTCTGAAAGAACTGACGCCGGGCGGTGATCCTGCTCTGGTCGCCAGTGAGCTGCAACATCTGGCGCAGACGGGCGTGAATGCGGTACTGGTGGTTTCCCACCTGCCGCTGGTTGGTTACCTGGTCGCAGAACTGTGTCCGGGAGTCTGCCCGCCGATGTTCGCCACCTCTGCAATGGCAAGCGTGGAGCTGAATGCGCAAACAGGGCAGGGCAGCTTTGACTGGCAGTTTAGTCCGTGCCAGGTGATGGCAAAGGTTTAA
- the fadL gene encoding long-chain fatty acid transporter FadL — protein sequence MNQKNLFKRSALAAAVAIVSSNVYAAGFQLNEYTAAGLGRSFSGEGAIADTAASGSRNPATMTMFNRPAFSIGAIYVDPNVDVTGKSPVTGADTSASNIAPNQWIPNIHFIMPLNEQWALGASATSNYGLATEFSDNYPAGPIGGETDLTTINNNLSVAYRLNEHFSFGLGFDAVYAKAKIRRTAGELVPLKTGGLLPADTEAAKLKGNEWGYGWNAGVLYEVDDNNRYGFTYRSEVKIDFDGEYRNGIPQALGGTGGHTVPGSLTLNLPEMWELSGYNRVAPKWAIHYSLAYTSWSQFQELKATGSQGQTLFDKNEGYHDAYRIALGTTYYYDDNWTFRTGIAFDDSPVPADNRTISIPDQDRFWISAGTTYAFTKDASVDVGVSYMHGQTVNISEKVADGVPNYEFQAKGTAMLYGANFNYSF from the coding sequence ATGAACCAGAAAAACCTGTTTAAAAGATCAGCTCTGGCAGCAGCAGTGGCAATTGTTTCCTCCAACGTATACGCGGCAGGTTTTCAGCTCAATGAATACACCGCCGCCGGTTTAGGCCGTTCTTTCTCGGGTGAAGGCGCTATCGCTGATACCGCAGCATCCGGCAGCCGTAACCCGGCGACCATGACAATGTTTAATCGTCCGGCATTTTCCATCGGCGCAATCTATGTCGACCCGAATGTCGATGTCACCGGCAAATCCCCGGTCACGGGTGCAGATACCAGTGCCAGTAACATTGCACCAAACCAGTGGATCCCAAATATCCACTTTATTATGCCCCTGAATGAGCAATGGGCCCTCGGCGCATCGGCGACCTCAAACTACGGTTTGGCGACAGAATTTAGCGATAACTATCCCGCTGGCCCGATTGGTGGCGAAACCGATCTGACCACCATCAACAATAACTTAAGCGTCGCTTACCGTTTGAACGAGCATTTCAGCTTCGGTCTGGGCTTTGATGCGGTCTACGCGAAAGCGAAAATCCGCCGTACTGCGGGCGAACTGGTTCCGCTTAAAACCGGCGGATTGCTGCCTGCTGATACCGAAGCCGCTAAGCTGAAAGGCAACGAATGGGGCTACGGCTGGAACGCCGGTGTACTGTATGAAGTGGATGACAATAACCGTTACGGCTTCACTTACCGCTCAGAAGTGAAAATCGATTTCGACGGCGAATACCGCAACGGCATTCCGCAGGCATTGGGTGGCACAGGCGGCCACACCGTTCCGGGTTCACTGACCCTGAATCTGCCTGAAATGTGGGAGCTGTCAGGTTATAACCGCGTCGCACCGAAATGGGCCATTCACTATAGCCTGGCATACACCAGCTGGAGCCAGTTCCAGGAGCTGAAAGCCACCGGTTCTCAGGGCCAGACGCTGTTCGATAAAAACGAAGGCTATCATGATGCTTACCGCATCGCGCTGGGTACCACCTATTACTACGACGACAACTGGACATTCCGTACCGGTATCGCGTTTGATGACAGCCCGGTTCCGGCGGACAACCGCACCATTTCTATCCCGGATCAGGATCGTTTCTGGATTTCAGCCGGTACCACGTACGCCTTTACCAAAGATGCTTCTGTGGACGTCGGTGTTTCCTATATGCACGGCCAGACGGTGAATATCAGCGAGAAAGTGGCTGATGGCGTGCCGAATTATGAGTTCCAGGCGAAAGGCACCGCGATGTTGTACGGCGCGAACTTTAACTACAGCTTCTGA
- a CDS encoding YfcZ/YiiS family protein: MSDVTMSSKSTQPLHSINKCGAEETAACCCVDVGTIMDNTDCTASYLHVFETEAQAKEMLQTLTARARGVESEPCEINSKIEKVDGGVELKVDFTFSCQAETMIFQLALR, translated from the coding sequence ATGTCTGACGTAACCATGTCCTCTAAATCCACCCAACCTCTGCATTCCATCAACAAATGTGGCGCGGAAGAAACCGCTGCCTGCTGCTGTGTTGATGTGGGTACCATTATGGATAACACCGACTGCACCGCGTCTTACCTGCACGTTTTCGAAACCGAAGCGCAGGCCAAAGAAATGCTGCAAACGCTGACTGCACGCGCACGCGGCGTTGAATCAGAGCCTTGCGAAATTAACAGCAAGATTGAAAAAGTTGACGGTGGCGTTGAGTTGAAAGTGGATTTCACTTTCTCCTGCCAGGCAGAGACCATGATCTTCCAGTTAGCTTTACGATAA
- the mepA gene encoding penicillin-insensitive murein endopeptidase: MAATPWQKITQPISGAPQAVGSYANGCQIGAQPLPLNSPDYQVMRTDQRRYFGQPDLLAFITRLGTQAQQKGLGTMLVGDMAMPAGGRFSSGHASHQSGLDVDIWLQLPRQRWSEQMLLKPQPIDLVSANGKSVVPSQWQPRIETLIKMAAQDKDVVRIFVNAAIKQQLCQDAGADREWLHKVRPWFGHRAHMHVRLRCPVGSTECENQAAPPAGDGCGAELQSWFLPPKPPTGNPVKSEPPPLPPTCQALLDKHVL, from the coding sequence ATGGCGGCAACGCCGTGGCAGAAGATTACTCAACCGATTTCCGGCGCGCCGCAGGCGGTGGGAAGCTACGCCAACGGATGTCAGATTGGCGCACAGCCTTTGCCGCTGAATTCACCGGATTATCAGGTGATGCGTACCGATCAGCGCCGTTATTTCGGCCAGCCGGATTTACTGGCGTTCATCACGCGACTCGGCACTCAGGCGCAGCAAAAAGGGCTGGGAACCATGCTGGTCGGCGATATGGCGATGCCAGCGGGCGGGCGTTTCAGCAGCGGCCATGCCAGCCATCAGTCCGGGCTGGATGTGGATATCTGGCTGCAACTGCCTCGTCAGCGCTGGAGCGAGCAGATGTTGCTCAAACCGCAGCCTATCGATCTGGTCAGTGCCAACGGTAAATCTGTAGTGCCGAGCCAGTGGCAGCCGCGTATCGAAACGCTGATCAAAATGGCGGCGCAGGATAAAGACGTGGTGCGCATTTTTGTGAATGCGGCAATCAAACAACAGCTTTGTCAGGATGCGGGCGCTGATCGCGAATGGCTGCACAAAGTGCGTCCGTGGTTTGGCCATCGTGCGCACATGCACGTGCGTCTGCGTTGCCCGGTGGGCAGTACTGAATGCGAGAACCAGGCTGCGCCACCAGCGGGTGACGGATGTGGTGCCGAGCTGCAAAGCTGGTTCCTGCCACCGAAACCTCCAACAGGTAACCCGGTGAAATCTGAGCCACCTCCGCTGCCGCCAACTTGTCAGGCGCTGCTGGACAAACACGTTCTCTAA